From the genome of Candidatus Nanopelagicales bacterium, one region includes:
- the dcd gene encoding dCTP deaminase, with protein sequence MLLSDRDIRAEMAAGRVIVDPCDEGMIQPSSVDVRLDRYFRVFENHRYPHIDPAVEQSELTRLVEPPGDEAFILHPGEFALASTLEIVTLPDDVAGRLEGKSSLGRLGLLTHSTAGFIDPGFSGHVTLELSNVATLPIKLWPGMKIGQLCLIRLSSPAEHPYGSSVYGSRYQGQRGPTPSRSHMGFHRTPV encoded by the coding sequence ATGCTGCTTTCGGACCGGGACATACGCGCTGAGATGGCGGCGGGCCGCGTCATCGTGGACCCGTGCGATGAGGGCATGATCCAGCCTTCGAGCGTTGATGTGCGGCTCGACCGTTATTTCCGCGTCTTCGAAAATCACAGGTACCCGCACATAGATCCGGCCGTGGAACAGTCGGAGCTGACTCGGCTGGTGGAGCCGCCGGGGGACGAGGCGTTCATCCTGCATCCTGGGGAGTTCGCGCTGGCTTCGACGCTGGAGATCGTTACTCTGCCCGATGACGTGGCCGGTCGCCTGGAGGGCAAGTCCAGTCTCGGTCGGCTGGGACTGCTGACGCATTCGACGGCTGGTTTCATCGACCCGGGGTTCAGCGGTCACGTGACGCTGGAACTGTCCAATGTCGCGACACTGCCTATAAAGCTATGGCCGGGTATGAAGATCGGGCAGCTTTGCCTTATCCGGCTTTCGTCGCCCGCCGAGCACCCGTACGGGTCGAGCGTCTACGGCTCGCGCTACCAGGGGCAGCGGGGTCCGACGCCGAGCCGTTCGCACATGGGATTCCACCGCACGCCGGTCTGA
- a CDS encoding S8 family peptidase gives MSAWLSGGCSVLSGLLFAGLLTAAPASALDVAEQHMGATDPLARWTQPDESATAKPGEVIEGVRRGEEVRVVSVREVNGRPKFVERDAKGRRAAKDLVERAQAKDDVVAVAVDTKVRVSASSDDTKRSEQWALDMLGAEDAWSAATGNGVVVAVIDTGVDGSHPDLSGALVSGYNARTDQGDSTSPATDQHGHGTHVAGTIAARAGNGIGIAGLAPDASVMPVKVLGADGSGYTSDVAEGIVWAVDHGAAVLNMSLGGGSSSVMEAAVEYAVDEGATLVAAAGNDGSSSPFYPAAYPGVLSVAAINSSGERASWSNYGSTLDLAAPGVSVLSTLPGSTYASWSGTSMASPHVAASAALILELAPTSDVGYLLTSTALDLGSTGWDIYYGHGGVRPRVALDAVGGAPPEEVEEPEPVKKVWKAKQSIKARKSIKRTKTRKLRRLSNQGVPVAKWTTKSPRVCEVFHPGKRWLVLGKRQGRCVLRVVVPKTDDYRRLKARKVIWVK, from the coding sequence ATGAGTGCCTGGTTGTCTGGCGGTTGCTCGGTGTTGTCCGGGTTGCTGTTCGCTGGGCTCCTCACTGCCGCTCCGGCGAGCGCCTTGGATGTCGCCGAACAGCACATGGGGGCCACAGATCCGCTCGCGCGATGGACGCAGCCAGATGAATCGGCGACCGCCAAGCCCGGCGAGGTAATTGAAGGCGTCAGGCGCGGAGAAGAAGTGCGCGTCGTGTCAGTCAGGGAAGTCAACGGCCGCCCCAAGTTCGTCGAGCGGGACGCGAAAGGCAGACGCGCTGCGAAGGACCTGGTTGAGAGGGCTCAGGCCAAGGATGATGTTGTCGCTGTCGCCGTGGATACCAAGGTGCGCGTCTCGGCGTCGTCCGATGACACCAAACGCTCGGAGCAGTGGGCGCTGGACATGCTGGGAGCGGAGGATGCCTGGAGTGCCGCCACGGGTAACGGCGTTGTTGTCGCCGTGATCGACACGGGGGTTGACGGGAGTCATCCGGATCTTTCCGGCGCGCTCGTGTCCGGATACAACGCCAGGACGGATCAGGGCGACAGTACCTCGCCAGCGACTGATCAGCACGGGCACGGAACTCACGTGGCCGGAACAATCGCGGCTCGCGCCGGGAACGGGATCGGCATAGCTGGGCTGGCTCCTGACGCTAGCGTGATGCCGGTGAAGGTCCTGGGTGCCGATGGCAGCGGATACACCAGTGACGTGGCCGAGGGCATCGTTTGGGCTGTCGACCACGGAGCGGCGGTCCTGAACATGAGTCTTGGCGGTGGGAGCAGCTCAGTGATGGAAGCGGCTGTGGAATACGCGGTTGATGAGGGCGCGACTCTGGTCGCGGCCGCGGGCAACGATGGTTCGTCGTCCCCGTTCTATCCGGCCGCGTACCCAGGCGTGCTCAGTGTTGCTGCGATCAACTCCTCCGGAGAGCGGGCTAGTTGGTCCAACTACGGTTCGACGCTGGATCTGGCGGCCCCCGGAGTGAGCGTGTTGTCGACGCTGCCAGGCAGCACCTACGCGTCATGGTCGGGTACGTCGATGGCTTCTCCTCATGTCGCTGCGTCGGCGGCCCTAATTCTGGAGCTGGCGCCGACGAGCGACGTCGGTTACCTGCTCACCTCGACCGCCCTCGACCTTGGCAGCACCGGGTGGGACATCTACTACGGCCATGGGGGCGTACGCCCGCGTGTGGCCCTGGACGCCGTTGGTGGAGCGCCTCCGGAGGAAGTCGAGGAGCCCGAGCCCGTCAAGAAGGTCTGGAAGGCCAAGCAGTCGATCAAGGCCCGGAAGTCCATCAAGCGCACGAAGACGCGCAAGTTGCGCCGACTCTCAAACCAGGGAGTTCCGGTCGCCAAGTGGACTACGAAGTCCCCACGAGTGTGCGAGGTGTTCCACCCAGGGAAGCGTTGGCTGGTGCTCGGCAAGCGGCAGGGTCGATGTGTTTTGCGGGTCGTTGTTCCCAAGACCGACGACTATCGTCGGCTCAAAGCCAGGAAGGTCATCTGGGTCAAGTAA
- a CDS encoding RES domain-containing protein: MSSRRGADTVEWSDCIWRVARRREPVHYSQIEPQDERSNAGNRFDVPGGGVLYAAGTVEACFVETLARFRPTKGVRAAVHHDEGYMNAGALPAAWREDRCIARIMPGNGCLPFIDIDNSDTLTFLDKELRAELGLLGIDQLDRGTIYSSARAVTRLLARWGPSALRDRICPFVSL; the protein is encoded by the coding sequence GTGTCGAGCCGACGGGGGGCGGACACGGTCGAATGGTCAGACTGCATCTGGCGCGTCGCCCGACGCCGGGAACCAGTTCACTACAGCCAGATTGAGCCCCAGGATGAGCGGAGCAACGCTGGAAACCGCTTCGACGTTCCCGGCGGCGGGGTGTTATATGCGGCTGGCACAGTCGAGGCGTGCTTTGTCGAGACCCTTGCTCGGTTCCGTCCCACGAAGGGTGTTCGCGCGGCCGTCCACCATGACGAGGGCTACATGAATGCGGGGGCGCTCCCGGCGGCGTGGCGGGAGGATAGGTGCATCGCTCGCATCATGCCGGGGAACGGCTGTCTTCCCTTCATCGACATCGACAACTCAGACACTCTTACGTTCCTCGACAAGGAACTGCGCGCCGAACTGGGGCTGCTCGGAATCGACCAGCTCGACCGCGGAACGATCTATTCATCGGCTCGGGCCGTAACGCGTCTGCTCGCTCGGTGGGGCCCTTCCGCGCTCCGGGATCGAATCTGCCCGTTTGTGTCGCTATGA